The following are from one region of the Halomonas qaidamensis genome:
- the upp gene encoding uracil phosphoribosyltransferase translates to MSVYAINHPLVQHKLGLMREADLSTKSFRELAGEVAKLLTYEATKGLELEDHEIQGWNNAPIATRRLKGKKVTVVPILRAGLGMLEGVTDLIPSARVSVVGLYRDEETLQPVPYFAKFANDIEERMALVIDPMLATGGSMVATLDMLRERGCEHMKVIVLVAAPEGIKRVQDAYPDVEIYTASVDDRLDEHGYIVPGLGDAGDKIFGTR, encoded by the coding sequence ATGAGTGTTTACGCCATTAACCATCCGCTTGTTCAACATAAGCTGGGACTAATGCGCGAAGCTGATTTGAGCACCAAGAGCTTCCGAGAACTAGCAGGTGAAGTGGCGAAACTGCTTACTTATGAGGCTACCAAAGGTCTCGAACTTGAAGATCATGAAATTCAAGGCTGGAACAATGCGCCAATTGCCACGCGACGTTTAAAAGGCAAGAAAGTGACGGTTGTGCCGATCCTACGTGCTGGCTTAGGCATGTTGGAGGGAGTCACTGACCTGATACCCAGTGCTCGTGTCAGCGTTGTGGGACTTTATCGTGATGAGGAAACACTTCAGCCAGTGCCTTATTTCGCTAAGTTTGCAAACGATATCGAAGAGCGCATGGCGCTTGTGATTGACCCTATGCTTGCGACGGGTGGTTCAATGGTTGCAACACTAGATATGTTGCGCGAGCGGGGTTGTGAGCATATGAAAGTCATTGTGCTAGTGGCTGCGCCTGAAGGTATCAAACGAGTCCAGGATGCTTACCCTGATGTTGAAATTTACACCGCATCAGTAGATGACCGGCTCGATGAGCACGGCTATATCGTGCCTGGCTTGGGAGATGCTGGCGATAAAATTTTCGGGACGCGCTGA
- the moaE gene encoding molybdopterin synthase catalytic subunit MoaE — protein sequence MTDIAETELDIAVRVQEAPFEMDDGYESTLRQRTDIGAIVTFTGFVRDFNETPDVIRLTLEHYPGMTERTLTQIGEQAYQRWALQAIRIIHRIGDLAPGDPIVRVLVASAHRRDAFQACDFIMDFLKTQAPFWKKEHSRDGAYWVKERHTDQQAAERW from the coding sequence ATGACTGACATCGCAGAGACTGAGTTGGATATTGCCGTTAGGGTTCAAGAAGCGCCGTTTGAAATGGATGATGGCTATGAAAGTACGCTTCGCCAGCGTACCGATATTGGTGCTATTGTCACCTTCACTGGGTTTGTGCGTGATTTTAATGAAACCCCAGATGTCATTAGGCTTACCCTAGAGCACTATCCTGGGATGACTGAGCGCACATTAACGCAGATTGGTGAACAGGCTTATCAGCGCTGGGCGTTGCAGGCCATACGGATTATTCACCGTATTGGTGATTTGGCCCCGGGAGACCCTATTGTACGTGTCCTGGTGGCTAGCGCTCATCGCCGTGATGCTTTCCAAGCTTGTGACTTTATTATGGATTTTTTAAAAACCCAGGCGCCATTTTGGAAGAAAGAGCACTCCCGCGATGGTGCTTACTGGGTAAAAGAGCGCCACACCGATCAGCAGGCGGCAGAGCGTTGGTAG
- the mobB gene encoding molybdopterin-guanine dinucleotide biosynthesis protein B, giving the protein MEKAIDSPFPVLGIAAWSGTGKTTLLAQLLPRLREVGLRVGVIKHAHHSFDVDQPGKDSYQLRKAGAEPMLIASRERFALMQETPDQEEPDLAHLVSMMAYHAPDLVIVEGFKTWPIPKLVLYREGIGDDSIMSGDWVQAVALSGSSPESLSPTVKRLDLNNSEAITQWVLEWLSAQPNITTS; this is encoded by the coding sequence ATGGAAAAGGCCATTGATAGTCCATTTCCTGTGCTAGGCATTGCCGCATGGAGCGGAACCGGTAAAACGACCCTGTTAGCGCAGCTGTTGCCTCGACTGCGCGAGGTGGGCCTTCGGGTGGGAGTAATAAAGCATGCCCACCATAGTTTTGACGTGGATCAGCCAGGGAAAGACAGCTATCAGCTTCGTAAGGCGGGCGCTGAGCCGATGTTGATTGCATCTCGGGAGCGTTTTGCTCTGATGCAAGAGACGCCTGACCAAGAGGAGCCAGATTTAGCCCACCTTGTTTCAATGATGGCTTACCATGCGCCAGATTTGGTCATCGTAGAGGGGTTTAAAACGTGGCCAATTCCAAAGCTAGTTCTGTATCGTGAGGGCATTGGAGATGATTCCATTATGAGTGGTGATTGGGTGCAAGCAGTGGCGCTAAGCGGTTCGTCCCCTGAGTCGCTGAGTCCAACCGTAAAGCGGCTAGATCTTAATAATAGTGAAGCGATCACGCAGTGGGTGCTCGAATGGTTAAGCGCCCAGCCCAACATCACCACTTCCTAA
- a CDS encoding uracil-xanthine permease family protein translates to MSNSASHESWPKMLLTGAQMLFVAFGALVLVPLLTGLDPSVALFTAGVGTLVFHGVTKQTVPVFLASSFAFIAPIQGSIASFGVSATLGGLMAAGVVYVVISQAVRVKGTAWLHRLLPPVVVGPVIMVIGLALAPVAVSMATGETSDNIGYGQAIFLSMASLLVTLVLAVFGRGILRLVPIMGGIAVGYGLALVMGVVDFTSVRDAAWLSVPSFTAPSFHWAAILFMIPVAIAPAVEHIGDMVAIGSVTRKNYLEKPGLHRTLLGDGLATMTAALFGGPPNTTYSEVTGAVTLTKAFNPMYMVIAAVIAIVLAFVGKLGALLQTIPGPVMGGIMTLLFGSIAVIGMNTLVRAGQSLTAARNLVVVSLILVFGIGGMQFGGGQFTLQGVSLAALVGIALNWLLPVEKEGE, encoded by the coding sequence ATGAGCAATTCAGCAAGTCATGAGTCTTGGCCAAAAATGCTGCTAACAGGCGCGCAAATGCTATTTGTCGCGTTTGGTGCGCTGGTATTGGTGCCGTTACTGACCGGGTTAGATCCCAGTGTTGCGCTATTTACCGCTGGAGTTGGCACCCTAGTATTTCACGGGGTTACTAAACAAACGGTACCGGTTTTTCTGGCCTCCTCATTTGCATTCATTGCCCCGATTCAGGGTTCGATTGCAAGTTTTGGCGTGTCGGCAACGCTGGGGGGGCTGATGGCTGCGGGGGTTGTTTACGTTGTTATTTCCCAGGCAGTGCGTGTTAAAGGCACGGCATGGCTACATAGGTTGCTGCCGCCTGTTGTGGTCGGGCCGGTTATCATGGTGATTGGTTTAGCATTGGCGCCAGTCGCTGTCAGTATGGCGACAGGCGAGACAAGCGATAACATTGGTTATGGTCAAGCGATTTTCCTTTCTATGGCCAGCTTGCTAGTGACGCTTGTATTAGCTGTTTTTGGGCGTGGAATTTTACGTCTGGTGCCGATTATGGGCGGCATTGCAGTAGGGTATGGCTTAGCGCTTGTGATGGGTGTCGTCGATTTTACCTCCGTACGCGATGCTGCTTGGTTGTCGGTGCCTAGTTTTACCGCCCCTAGCTTTCACTGGGCAGCGATTTTGTTCATGATTCCCGTTGCAATTGCTCCCGCAGTTGAGCATATCGGCGACATGGTGGCGATAGGCTCGGTGACCCGTAAAAACTATCTTGAAAAACCTGGCCTTCATCGCACCTTGTTAGGTGATGGATTGGCGACCATGACCGCTGCCTTGTTTGGTGGACCTCCCAATACTACTTATTCAGAAGTCACGGGGGCGGTGACGCTGACTAAGGCGTTTAACCCGATGTATATGGTAATTGCCGCCGTTATCGCGATTGTACTGGCCTTTGTAGGTAAGCTGGGTGCGTTATTGCAAACCATTCCAGGCCCTGTGATGGGGGGGATTATGACCCTGCTGTTTGGCTCCATTGCGGTGATTGGTATGAACACTCTGGTGCGTGCTGGTCAGTCATTAACAGCGGCGCGTAATCTCGTGGTGGTCTCGTTAATTTTAGTGTTTGGGATAGGTGGAATGCAGTTCGGAGGCGGACAGTTCACTCTTCAAGGCGTGAGCTTAGCCGCGCTGGTCGGCATTGCGCTAAACTGGCTCTTGCCTGTTGAAAAAGAGGGTGAGTAG
- the moaC gene encoding cyclic pyranopterin monophosphate synthase MoaC, with protein sequence MQLTHLNRHGEANMVDVGDKRESRREAVASGRIVMQPKTLQLLSDGDLPKGDVLATARIAGIQAAKRTHELIPLCHSLALSKVSVDFDIDHANGCVHVSALCRLNGQTGVEMEALTAVSVACLTLYDMCKAVDKDMRIEAIQLESKRGGVRGDYQRGAPEPIVTGGSLAGEVSLGERCSSPCVRVKFLAELRERVEESDLSIGLDQLPSRDVAGLKAALSARDSRFNVLSEQRTLCAINQVMANDSARLTDEDEVAFFPPVTGG encoded by the coding sequence ATGCAGCTAACTCACCTCAATAGACACGGCGAAGCCAACATGGTTGACGTCGGAGATAAGCGAGAGTCCCGTCGTGAGGCGGTGGCGTCTGGACGTATCGTTATGCAGCCTAAAACATTGCAGCTGCTGAGTGATGGCGATTTACCGAAAGGCGATGTACTAGCGACCGCTCGTATTGCTGGCATTCAAGCGGCTAAACGTACTCACGAGCTGATTCCGCTATGCCATTCATTGGCGCTGTCGAAGGTCTCCGTTGACTTCGATATCGATCACGCTAACGGGTGTGTTCATGTCTCAGCGCTATGTCGCCTTAATGGGCAAACAGGGGTAGAAATGGAAGCCCTAACAGCCGTGTCGGTGGCGTGTCTGACACTTTATGATATGTGTAAAGCGGTAGACAAAGATATGCGCATTGAGGCCATTCAGCTGGAAAGTAAGCGAGGGGGAGTCCGCGGAGACTACCAGCGTGGTGCGCCAGAGCCTATTGTGACCGGCGGTAGTTTGGCTGGAGAGGTCAGCTTGGGTGAGCGCTGTTCATCGCCTTGTGTACGGGTGAAATTCCTTGCTGAATTACGTGAAAGGGTGGAAGAAAGTGATCTTTCTATAGGGCTTGATCAACTGCCAAGTCGAGATGTGGCTGGATTGAAAGCGGCATTAAGCGCTAGGGATTCGCGCTTTAACGTGCTCTCTGAGCAACGCACGCTATGCGCTATTAACCAAGTAATGGCAAACGATAGTGCACGACTTACTGATGAGGATGAAGTTGCCTTCTTTCCTCCAGTGACGGGGGGGTAA